Genomic DNA from Xylanivirga thermophila:
TCTTTTATAATTTCAGCTATTACTATCTCGGTTTCCCTTGATGCAGTACCATTGCCAATGGCTATAATGTCCACATCATGCTTTTCCATGAGTTCTTTAATAAGAGTTTTACCTTTCTCCACATTATGATTAGGAAGTGTTATATATACTATCCCCGTATCCAAAACTCTGCCGGTAGCATCTACTACTGCTACTTTATTCCCCGTCCTATATCCAGGATCAACCCCCATTACTACCTTACCCCTTACAGGGGGCTGCAGTAGGAGATTTCTAAGATTTTCGCCAAATACCTGTATGGCTTGTTCTTCTGCCCCTTCAGTAAGAGAGTTTCGAATTTCCCGCTCGATGGCGGGAGATATAAGTCTCTTATATGCATCTTCCACCGCTCGTTTAATATATATAGCTGCAACACTATCATTATTTATAATTACTTTGAAATTTAGCATATCTATTATTTTTTGTTGATCTACGTCTATTTTTACAGACAAAAAACCTTCCCGTTCACCACGATTTATGGCTAATACCCTATGGGGTACTATCTTTGATACAGCTTCTCTATATTCATAATACATTTCATATACAGATTTTTCATCCTTAGATGCATTTGAAGTAATAATACCATTATCAAATGTAAATTTACGTATCATCTTTCTAAAGTCTGCATTATCTGATACTACTTCGGCAATTATATCCATAGCTCCCTGTAATGCATCTTCTGTCGTATTTACATCCTTTTCAGGATTTATATACGATAACGCAATGTCTTCAATATTGTTATCTATAATATCCTGATTCAGTATGATATCTGATAATGGTTTCAAACCTTTTTCCCTGGCGATTGTAGCTCTTGTCCTTCGCTTTGGTTTGTATGGCCTATATATATCCTCCAGTTCAGTCATGGTATTAGCTTCTTTTATATCTTCGACAATCTCATCCGTAAGTTTGCCCTGCTCATCTATCAATCTTATAATTTCTTCTCGCCTAGATTCAAGATTTCTAAGATATGTAAGACGATCAAAAAGATCTCTTAATACTGTGTCATCAAGTCCCCCAGTAACCTCTTTTCTATATCTCGCAATAAAAGGAATTGTATTACCTGCATCAATAAGCCCTATGGTGCTATCAACCTGATGCAAACTTATGCCAAGCTCTTTTGATAACATCCTGTTAATCTGATCCATATATATTTCCCCCTGTAAACTTTTTCGTATTTTATATACTAACATAAAAAGGGCACAAATGTCCATTTACAAAAAACACTCCAAAAAACAGTAAGAGTCATATAATATAGCCTTGCTACATCATATAACTCTTATTATTACAGCATCCTGCGTACATCCTTTATCACA
This window encodes:
- a CDS encoding Tex family protein, encoding MDQINRMLSKELGISLHQVDSTIGLIDAGNTIPFIARYRKEVTGGLDDTVLRDLFDRLTYLRNLESRREEIIRLIDEQGKLTDEIVEDIKEANTMTELEDIYRPYKPKRRTRATIAREKGLKPLSDIILNQDIIDNNIEDIALSYINPEKDVNTTEDALQGAMDIIAEVVSDNADFRKMIRKFTFDNGIITSNASKDEKSVYEMYYEYREAVSKIVPHRVLAINRGEREGFLSVKIDVDQQKIIDMLNFKVIINNDSVAAIYIKRAVEDAYKRLISPAIEREIRNSLTEGAEEQAIQVFGENLRNLLLQPPVRGKVVMGVDPGYRTGNKVAVVDATGRVLDTGIVYITLPNHNVEKGKTLIKELMEKHDVDIIAIGNGTASRETEIVIAEIIKEIEKEVLYMVVSEAGASVYSASKLASEEFPEYDVALRSAVSIARRLQDPLAELVKIDPKAIGVGQYQHDVNQTRLADALKGVVEDCVNSVGVDLNTASPSLLQYVSGITRTVAINIVEYRQDKGSFSNRRELLKVKKLGPKTFEQCAGFLRIPDGDNILDNTAVHPESYDVARKLLDVLDHTLEDVKNGNLKDPGQKLRDLDMKELSKRLDIGIPTLKDIISELQKPGRDPREELPPPMLRSDIMSIEDLKPGMLLDGTVRNVVDFGAFVDIGVHQDGLVHISELSDRYVKHPMDVVGVGDIVKVKILDVDVDRKRISLTMKL